The Salinivibrio kushneri genomic interval CTCGAGAAGTTGGTGAAAGAGTACAACGGTGTACTCAAGCTGATCCAGCGTATGAAGCGTCGCTATCCCGCCGCGCTGCTTAATGAGCTACTTTATCAACCTCGCTTGTCAGTCGATGACCTACGCGACGAGTGGGCCGCTAAGCAATGGGTAGAAAACATCGTTGAGATTTTGAATCGTAAGTCGACGGGAGAAAGCCAGTATCAGGCATCTTGCCGATTCGATGAAGAGCACCAAGTATGGGTACCAGAGCTGGTGGTGCGGACTCATGGTGTTGATTACAAGTACTTGGTGAGCTATGACTTCCTGAACTCGAAAGAGTACGGTCGAATCGCCAGCTTGTCAGAGACCTTGAATGATCTCTTGGATGAAGGGGCGTATGTCAAGCGCGGTGAGCGTACCCAAGCCGTAGAGAGCTTTGAGCAAGCGCTCAACTGGTTGATTAAAGAGTCAACCCGTGGGGTATCGCGTCAGCGCTACAAAGGTTTGGGAGAGATGAACCCAGAGCAGCTTTGGGAAACCACCATGGATCCAGAGGGCCGTCGTATGATGCAGGTGACGATTCAGGATGCGGTAGCGGCCGACGAGCTGTTTACCACCTTGATGGGTGATCAAGTTGAGCCACGCCGTGCGTTTATCGAAAATAATGCGCTGAAAGTAGAAAACCTCGACGTATAACCGATAAATCAACTGTTTATCAACAATTAAGGCCAGCATTGCTGGCCTTTTTCATATCTATTTGCGAGGCAAATCGCAATACATAACTGTTTATATATACAGTTGTTTTTGGCACGAGTAATCTCGTCATTCTCTTAACAGCAGAGTGATAGGAAGCCTTATGTCTATAAAAACGCGTGCTAACCTCCAACTGGTTTATGTTTCTGATATTGAGCGTTCTGTGGAATTCTACCAACAACTCTTTCAGTGCGAGCCGGTATTTACCAGCCCCAGATATGTAGCCTTTTCAGCGTCTGAACAGGGCGATGCCTTGTTTGCATTGTGGACAGGCGGCGAGCAGCCCTCACCATCAATCACCCGACTGAGTGAAATTGGCATTATGGTACCCACCAATGATGACGTTGATGCGCTTTTTGACCAATGGTCGAACAACCTAACCATCGATGTGGTGCAGTCCCCTTATGATGATGTGTTTGGTCGAACCTTCGTGATTCAAGATCCTGATGGGCATCTGGTGCGCGTAGCGCCGCTCGATTAGTGCGATGCGCTTGGGGAGAGTGGTGAGGTATAGAATAGTGCGCCACTCACGAAACAAAAAATTTTACGATCAGCCATTGAAATCAATTTGCGCAACCTTATATAGAGTAATGAGGCGATGCCATTGGGTCGCCGGGGGCTTGTCCGAGTTGGAAGGCCGTAGATAACATTTTATTGCTTCATAGGAAGGGTAAGATTATGCGTAACTTTGATTTCTCTCCACTCTATCGTACTGCAATTGGTTTCGATCGTTTATTCGATCTGGTTGAAAACAGCAATACCAATAATGCGGGTGGATTTCCTCCTTACAACATAGAGCAAAGCCAAGAAAACCAATACCGCATCACCATGGCGGTAGCAGGCTTTAGCCAAGATGAGGTGGATATCACTCAGCAAAAAAATAGCCTAATCGTCGCCGGTAAAAAGGGTGCTCGTAATCAAGATACTAAGTTCTTGTACCAAGGCATTGCCGAGCGCGATTTCGAGCGCAAGTTCCAGCTCGATGATCATATTAAAGTGACAGGGGCAGACATGGAAAACGGCATGCTACATATTGATTTAGTACGCGAAGTACCAGAGGAAGAAAAGCCTCGTCGTATCGAAATCGGTAGCCGTTTGCTAGAAAACGCTGAGTAAACCTTAAATCCCGAGTGGTTCACGATAAGGGAGAGGGCAGCCATGCTGCCCTTTTTATCGACTATACACCTAAGACGAGCCTGCCAATCCGTCGTGACATCCGAAGCTGTAAAGCGCCTGATGATTTATCCCGTCCACATAGATCTGTC includes:
- a CDS encoding VOC family protein; its protein translation is MSIKTRANLQLVYVSDIERSVEFYQQLFQCEPVFTSPRYVAFSASEQGDALFALWTGGEQPSPSITRLSEIGIMVPTNDDVDALFDQWSNNLTIDVVQSPYDDVFGRTFVIQDPDGHLVRVAPLD
- a CDS encoding Hsp20 family protein; the protein is MRNFDFSPLYRTAIGFDRLFDLVENSNTNNAGGFPPYNIEQSQENQYRITMAVAGFSQDEVDITQQKNSLIVAGKKGARNQDTKFLYQGIAERDFERKFQLDDHIKVTGADMENGMLHIDLVREVPEEEKPRRIEIGSRLLENAE